In Arthrobacter citreus, a genomic segment contains:
- the sigJ gene encoding RNA polymerase sigma factor SigJ gives MAQGPAFEDNDGGAGAGGSLELSRDADFLAHRGLIFTIAYDVTGVVADAEDIVQDTYLRWRSVDRTVANPRAYLARIATRQALNAVRSAARRREDYPGEWLPEPLPTGGHAPGGSLDPEAAAVTAAEVSTAMLVVLQTLSGPERAAFILHDVFGFGYPEIAETLDSGQPAVRQLVHRARERVGTGAPRTLPDPAEHRAAVGRFLEATLTGQLQALLDVLAPDVVLHSDGGGKASAAVRPVFGPEKVARLMLGLASKYAAGAVVEFVELNGLPAVAFREDGSITTVFQLSLADGQVSGVYAMRNPDKLVHLQGPAVG, from the coding sequence ATGGCCCAGGGGCCCGCGTTTGAGGACAACGACGGCGGCGCAGGGGCAGGCGGAAGCTTGGAGCTGAGCCGGGACGCCGATTTCCTGGCGCACCGCGGTTTGATCTTCACCATCGCCTATGACGTCACCGGGGTGGTGGCCGACGCCGAGGATATTGTCCAGGACACCTATCTGCGCTGGCGTTCGGTCGACAGGACGGTGGCGAACCCGCGGGCATACCTCGCGCGGATAGCCACCCGGCAGGCGCTGAACGCCGTCCGTTCCGCGGCCCGGCGGCGCGAAGACTATCCGGGGGAGTGGCTCCCTGAGCCGCTTCCCACCGGAGGGCATGCGCCCGGAGGATCCCTGGATCCGGAAGCCGCCGCAGTGACCGCCGCTGAAGTGTCCACCGCCATGCTGGTGGTCCTGCAGACCCTGAGCGGACCGGAACGGGCCGCGTTTATCCTGCACGACGTATTTGGCTTTGGCTATCCGGAAATTGCCGAGACGCTGGACTCCGGACAGCCAGCCGTGCGCCAGCTGGTGCACCGGGCCCGGGAACGTGTCGGAACGGGAGCGCCCCGGACACTGCCGGATCCGGCTGAGCACCGGGCCGCCGTCGGCCGCTTTCTGGAAGCAACCCTCACCGGTCAGCTCCAGGCGCTGCTGGATGTGCTGGCACCGGATGTGGTGCTGCATTCCGATGGCGGAGGGAAGGCCAGCGCCGCGGTGCGGCCGGTGTTCGGCCCGGAGAAGGTTGCCCGGCTCATGCTTGGGCTGGCGTCGAAATACGCGGCGGGCGCGGTGGTGGAGTTTGTGGAACTGAACGGATTGCCCGCGGTGGCGTTCCGGGAGGATGGAAGCATCACCACGGTGTTCCAGCTGAGTCTGGCCGACGGGCAGGTCAGCGGGGTGTACGCGATGCGCAACCCGGACAAGCTCGTTCACCTGCAGGGCCCGGCTGTAGGCTGA
- a CDS encoding YciI family protein, translating to MDEYLVLLPDDEAAWERLREDERDAVYNQHREFARLLEEGGQVLKGGAELAPSRTARTVRRVAGRTVISDGPPTDAAEQLTGYYLVETGDPDGLAEACGLLASTSPVEIRRVARHDTS from the coding sequence ATGGATGAGTATCTGGTTCTGCTGCCCGACGACGAAGCAGCCTGGGAGCGCCTGCGCGAGGACGAGCGGGATGCGGTTTACAACCAGCACCGCGAGTTCGCCCGACTGCTGGAGGAGGGCGGGCAGGTGCTGAAAGGAGGCGCGGAGCTGGCCCCGTCCCGGACAGCCAGGACCGTTCGCCGAGTAGCCGGCCGCACTGTCATCAGCGACGGCCCGCCCACCGATGCGGCCGAGCAGCTCACCGGCTACTACCTGGTGGAGACCGGGGACCCCGATGGGCTGGCCGAGGCCTGCGGCTTGCTCGCCTCCACCTCGCCCGTCGAGATCCGCCGGGTTGCGCGCCACGACACCAGCTAG
- a CDS encoding LssY C-terminal domain-containing protein, translated as MTAVSPETAVDWAFFLFSGIAAGWFAVMLLDESLQPRHLWVLVIFWAVLAYLVLPRIHRILTRIYIPDYFMGRTRTSDGLFGDPVNLAFRGQEEQLRGALERAGWTAADPVTPSSSRRIIMASVLHRSYAAAPVSPLFLFGRQQDFAYQQEIDGNPRRRHHLRFWRCPDGWLLPGGISVDWVAAAAYDRSVGVSFFTLQVTHRIGADIDAERDYVVWSLRKSSADLPVQVIKGFSTGYHSRNGGGDSFETDGDLPIVNMGHTSLRSSVPPSPAGSSGPKHRRPGPVVVGAVLVFLRALAALAVAAALLAKDNGPWRNILPDPAAVDLGSATQTVGVLLVIFACLDACMAVLILQGINTARLAAMSLSAVAVVLQIVSVVSSGPDVPLRTNLAGYSLDVLLILALSSGRAREFSHQRRSSRRRKRKRVRDAVG; from the coding sequence GTGACTGCAGTCTCCCCCGAGACCGCCGTCGACTGGGCCTTCTTTCTCTTTAGCGGGATCGCGGCGGGCTGGTTCGCCGTCATGCTCCTGGATGAGAGCCTTCAGCCGCGGCACCTCTGGGTGCTGGTCATATTCTGGGCCGTACTCGCGTATCTGGTGCTGCCAAGAATCCACCGGATCCTGACCCGCATCTACATTCCCGACTACTTCATGGGACGAACCCGGACCAGCGACGGGCTCTTCGGTGACCCGGTGAACCTGGCGTTCCGCGGGCAGGAGGAACAGCTGCGCGGCGCGCTCGAGCGCGCCGGCTGGACGGCGGCGGACCCGGTCACCCCGTCGAGCAGCCGCCGCATCATCATGGCCAGCGTCCTGCACCGCAGCTATGCGGCAGCTCCGGTCAGCCCGCTGTTCCTGTTCGGCCGCCAGCAGGACTTTGCCTACCAGCAGGAAATTGACGGAAACCCCCGCCGAAGGCACCACCTGCGCTTCTGGCGCTGCCCGGACGGATGGCTCCTGCCCGGCGGGATTTCCGTGGACTGGGTTGCTGCAGCAGCGTATGACCGGTCCGTCGGGGTGTCCTTCTTCACGCTCCAGGTCACGCACCGGATCGGCGCAGACATTGATGCCGAACGGGACTACGTCGTTTGGTCCCTGAGGAAGTCCTCCGCGGACCTGCCGGTGCAGGTCATTAAAGGGTTCTCTACCGGATATCACTCTCGCAACGGCGGCGGGGACTCATTCGAAACTGACGGAGACCTTCCAATCGTCAACATGGGCCACACATCCTTGCGGTCCAGCGTCCCACCGTCCCCCGCCGGGAGTTCCGGCCCAAAGCACCGGCGGCCCGGCCCCGTCGTCGTCGGCGCCGTTCTGGTGTTCCTGCGGGCACTTGCCGCACTGGCGGTTGCGGCAGCCTTACTGGCCAAAGACAACGGACCCTGGCGGAATATCCTGCCGGATCCGGCTGCCGTCGATCTGGGCAGCGCCACTCAGACGGTTGGAGTCCTTCTGGTCATCTTCGCCTGCCTGGACGCCTGCATGGCAGTGCTCATTCTTCAGGGAATCAACACGGCGCGCCTAGCCGCGATGAGCCTCAGCGCCGTCGCTGTTGTCCTTCAGATAGTTTCCGTTGTCAGCAGCGGCCCGGATGTTCCCCTGCGGACCAATCTGGCCGGCTATTCACTGGATGTCCTGCTTATTCTGGCCTTGTCCAGCGGCCGGGCCCGGGAGTTCTCGCACCAGCGGCGCAGCAGCCGCAGGCGGAAGCGCAAGCGTGTCCGGGACGCCGTCGGCTAG
- a CDS encoding hexameric tyrosine-coordinated heme protein, protein MELVPSNSLKCTSPEDGRRLAISLALQTSLAIQPDEHVQAIIRDAYTNNPDGLIAASQVVAIEFATIAAANNYWR, encoded by the coding sequence ATGGAACTCGTTCCCAGCAACTCCCTCAAGTGCACAAGCCCCGAGGACGGCCGGCGGCTGGCCATCAGCCTGGCCCTGCAGACATCCCTTGCCATCCAGCCCGACGAGCACGTCCAGGCCATCATCCGCGATGCCTATACCAACAACCCGGACGGACTGATCGCAGCCTCACAAGTGGTGGCCATCGAATTTGCCACGATAGCCGCTGCCAATAATTACTGGCGCTGA
- a CDS encoding ROK family protein, translated as MDASTSTPQLLRRTNLRAVLEVLRTVPSATGTDLISATGLTRATVIAVCDDLISRGWARERESPRIGGQKGRPARRFEFNAGAGHVLGLDVGIATVRVLVSDLSGAVVGGSEARFPRHGGAPEQRRRVLAAAVDQALADAGITSAAVLCVGMGIAAQVTGDGAVAPGQEVAPMFDLGLRKEFGEGRGWPLLVENDAKLAALAERWRGVGAGEKNLAVILAGERLGSGIIESGRLLHGASGGTGAMGALELVAGVGNEDGIAKLARLWGSAALKDGHDGGIRALVGPATNRASARLVFEAAEAGDPVAEEILDRIARRMARVLALVSSFFDPRLIVIGGAVAASATALLPVMTEELARYVSEPPRLAVSDMGKMLVPTGAVRLALDYVEAHMLELVPEVRRPG; from the coding sequence ATGGATGCCTCCACCAGTACCCCGCAGCTCCTGCGCCGCACCAACCTGCGCGCAGTGCTCGAGGTTCTCCGCACCGTACCCTCGGCCACCGGCACCGACCTGATTTCCGCCACCGGGCTGACACGGGCCACCGTCATTGCGGTGTGCGATGACCTGATTTCCCGGGGTTGGGCCCGCGAACGCGAGTCTCCGCGAATTGGCGGACAGAAGGGCCGGCCGGCCCGCCGCTTCGAATTTAATGCCGGGGCCGGGCACGTCCTGGGGCTCGACGTCGGCATTGCCACCGTCCGCGTCCTGGTCTCCGACTTGTCCGGCGCCGTCGTCGGCGGGTCCGAGGCCCGGTTCCCCCGGCACGGCGGAGCACCGGAGCAGCGGCGCCGGGTCCTCGCAGCCGCCGTTGACCAGGCACTGGCCGACGCCGGTATCACCTCCGCTGCCGTGCTGTGCGTGGGCATGGGCATCGCCGCCCAGGTAACCGGCGACGGCGCCGTCGCCCCCGGGCAGGAGGTGGCGCCGATGTTCGATCTGGGCCTGCGGAAGGAATTTGGCGAAGGCCGCGGCTGGCCCCTGCTGGTGGAGAACGACGCCAAGCTCGCCGCTTTGGCCGAGCGCTGGCGCGGGGTGGGTGCCGGCGAGAAGAACCTGGCCGTGATCCTGGCCGGCGAGCGCCTGGGCAGCGGCATTATCGAATCGGGGCGGCTCCTGCACGGCGCCTCCGGCGGGACCGGTGCGATGGGTGCGCTTGAGCTGGTGGCCGGGGTTGGCAATGAGGACGGTATCGCCAAGCTGGCCCGATTGTGGGGCAGCGCGGCTTTGAAGGACGGGCACGACGGCGGCATCCGCGCCTTGGTGGGTCCGGCCACCAACCGCGCTTCCGCACGGCTTGTTTTTGAGGCCGCAGAGGCCGGCGACCCGGTGGCTGAGGAAATCCTGGACCGCATTGCCCGGCGTATGGCCCGGGTCCTGGCACTGGTGTCCTCGTTCTTCGATCCACGGCTGATCGTCATCGGCGGCGCCGTGGCCGCGTCAGCTACCGCACTGCTGCCGGTGATGACCGAGGAGCTGGCCCGGTATGTGAGCGAGCCGCCCCGGCTTGCCGTCTCGGACATGGGCAAGATGCTGGTGCCCACCGGCGCCGTGCGCCTGGCCCTGGACTACGTGGAGGCGCACATGCTGGAGCTGGTGCCGGAGGTCCGCCGGCCGGGGTAG
- a CDS encoding IclR family transcriptional regulator yields MSQSLMRAMDLLGELAEKPQTLDELASRASVHKTTIMRLLHAMEETRFVTRDREQRFHLGSKLFELSSLALEQRDIRAAARPHLAELNTRTGHTVHLAAFEGSDVVYVDKFESRHPVRMYSRIGLTAALHSAAVAKVLLADLPRSEQEHIAGGLDYVRMTDNTLTDPQALLAELERVKTQGWAHDNAEHESFVHCIAAPIRDVRGVVVAAASLSIPIVMLDYDGLLNLLPDLKACTEAISADLGWTNPERDNK; encoded by the coding sequence GTGAGCCAAAGCCTGATGCGCGCCATGGACTTGCTGGGCGAACTTGCCGAAAAGCCGCAGACCCTGGATGAGCTGGCGTCCCGCGCATCCGTGCATAAAACAACGATCATGCGGCTCCTCCATGCCATGGAGGAGACGCGGTTTGTCACCCGGGACCGGGAGCAGCGGTTCCATCTGGGGTCCAAGCTCTTCGAGCTTTCCTCCCTGGCCCTGGAACAGCGTGATATCCGCGCCGCCGCACGCCCTCATCTTGCCGAGCTGAACACCCGCACCGGCCACACCGTGCACCTTGCGGCGTTTGAGGGCAGCGACGTCGTCTACGTGGATAAGTTTGAGTCCCGGCACCCGGTGCGGATGTACTCACGGATCGGGTTGACGGCCGCCCTGCACTCAGCGGCGGTTGCCAAAGTCCTGCTGGCGGACCTGCCGCGCAGCGAGCAGGAGCACATCGCCGGCGGACTGGACTACGTCCGGATGACAGATAACACGCTGACCGACCCGCAGGCGCTTCTGGCCGAACTTGAGCGGGTCAAGACCCAGGGGTGGGCCCATGACAACGCCGAGCACGAGTCCTTTGTGCATTGCATCGCTGCCCCCATCCGTGATGTCCGCGGCGTTGTGGTGGCCGCAGCGTCACTGTCGATCCCCATCGTCATGCTGGACTACGACGGCTTGCTGAACCTGCTTCCCGACCTTAAAGCCTGTACCGAGGCCATTTCAGCGGACCTCGGCTGGACCAACCCTGAAAGGGACAATAAATGA
- a CDS encoding PLP-dependent cysteine synthase family protein produces MINSQEQNRSWSDDAIRRIEAEGNRSADTHLFEVPVPAGWSVKVYLKDESTHRTGSLKHRLARSLFLFGLVNGWITRGMTIVEASSGSTAVSEAYFAQLLDLPFVAVMPRTTSAEKIALIEQYNGTCHFVDDPSQVYAAAEEIARSSGGHYMDQFTYAERATDWRGNNNIAESIYGQLALEESPVPEWIVVGAGTGGTSATLGRYIRYHRHATKLAVVDPENSVFYPSWRNPGVPAVGGPSRIEGIGRPRLEPSFVPAVIDHMIQVPDAASVAAARHLFDLAGLHAGPSTGTNLWGVWQLAAAMEAEGKTGSIVSLMCDSGDRYEASYGNNDWLASRGLDPAPAQALLAELFATGRWPQQ; encoded by the coding sequence GTGATTAATTCCCAGGAACAGAACCGCAGCTGGTCGGACGACGCGATCCGCCGGATCGAGGCCGAAGGCAACAGGTCCGCCGACACCCACCTGTTCGAGGTTCCGGTTCCGGCCGGATGGTCGGTGAAGGTTTATCTCAAGGACGAGTCCACCCACCGCACCGGCAGCCTCAAGCACCGGCTCGCCAGGTCCCTGTTTCTCTTTGGACTGGTCAACGGATGGATTACCCGCGGCATGACCATCGTTGAGGCGTCCTCCGGCTCAACCGCCGTATCCGAGGCCTATTTTGCGCAGCTGCTGGACCTGCCGTTTGTCGCCGTCATGCCCCGCACCACCAGCGCCGAAAAAATCGCGCTGATCGAGCAGTACAACGGCACCTGCCACTTTGTGGACGATCCGTCCCAGGTGTACGCGGCCGCCGAGGAGATTGCCCGCAGCAGCGGCGGCCACTACATGGACCAGTTCACCTATGCCGAACGGGCCACGGACTGGCGGGGCAACAACAACATCGCCGAATCCATCTATGGGCAGCTGGCGCTGGAGGAGTCCCCGGTGCCCGAATGGATTGTGGTTGGCGCCGGTACCGGCGGCACCAGCGCAACGCTGGGCCGCTACATCCGGTATCACCGCCATGCCACGAAGCTGGCCGTGGTGGACCCGGAAAATTCGGTGTTCTATCCGTCCTGGCGTAACCCCGGCGTACCCGCGGTTGGCGGCCCCTCGCGGATTGAGGGCATCGGCCGGCCGCGGCTGGAACCGAGTTTTGTCCCCGCCGTCATCGACCACATGATCCAGGTTCCCGACGCCGCTTCGGTGGCGGCCGCCAGACATCTCTTCGACCTGGCCGGGCTGCATGCCGGTCCGTCCACCGGTACCAATTTGTGGGGTGTGTGGCAGCTGGCGGCCGCGATGGAAGCCGAAGGAAAGACCGGGAGCATCGTCTCCCTGATGTGCGATTCCGGCGACCGGTATGAGGCGTCCTACGGCAACAACGACTGGCTGGCCTCACGCGGGCTGGACCCGGCTCCGGCGCAGGCACTGCTGGCCGAACTGTTCGCAACCGGCCGCTGGCCGCAGCAGTAA
- the gap gene encoding type I glyceraldehyde-3-phosphate dehydrogenase, with product MTVRVGINGFGRIGRNFLRAALEHGEGFEVVAVNDLGDPAQLAHLLKYDSVAGRLGEKVSVEDGNLSVGGKTIKVLAERDPANLPWGELDVDIVIESTGFFTKADDARKHITAGAKKVLISAPAKGDAFTVVMGVNDGDYDPANHDIISNASCTTNCLGPLAKVLNDAFGIEKGLMTTVHAYTADQNLQDGPHSDLRRARAAALNMVPTSTGAAAAIGLVLPELKGKLDGFAIRVPVPTGSVTDLTVTLEKEATVEEINAAYAKAAQDPRWAGILTYTEDPIVSSDIVGDPSSCIFDSGLTRVMGNQVKIVGWYDNEWGYSNRLVDLTGLVASKL from the coding sequence ATGACGGTACGCGTCGGTATTAACGGTTTTGGTCGCATTGGCCGCAACTTCCTGCGAGCAGCTCTGGAGCACGGCGAAGGCTTCGAGGTTGTCGCGGTTAACGACCTGGGCGATCCCGCACAGCTGGCTCACCTGCTCAAGTACGACTCCGTCGCCGGCCGCCTGGGCGAAAAGGTCTCCGTCGAAGACGGCAACCTCAGTGTTGGGGGAAAGACCATCAAGGTGCTCGCCGAGCGCGATCCGGCCAACCTGCCGTGGGGCGAGCTGGACGTTGACATCGTCATCGAATCCACCGGCTTCTTCACCAAGGCTGACGATGCCCGCAAGCACATCACCGCCGGGGCCAAGAAGGTCCTGATCTCCGCACCCGCCAAGGGCGACGCCTTCACCGTGGTGATGGGCGTGAACGACGGCGACTACGATCCCGCGAACCACGACATCATCTCCAACGCTTCCTGCACCACCAACTGCCTGGGCCCGCTGGCCAAGGTCCTGAACGACGCCTTCGGCATCGAAAAGGGCCTGATGACCACGGTGCACGCCTACACGGCGGACCAGAACCTGCAGGACGGCCCGCACAGCGACCTGCGCCGTGCCCGTGCCGCTGCCCTGAACATGGTGCCGACCTCCACCGGTGCCGCTGCGGCCATCGGTCTGGTCCTGCCGGAGCTGAAGGGCAAGCTGGACGGCTTCGCCATCCGCGTTCCCGTCCCCACCGGTTCCGTCACCGACCTCACGGTCACGCTGGAAAAGGAAGCCACGGTCGAGGAAATCAACGCCGCCTACGCCAAGGCTGCTCAGGACCCGCGCTGGGCCGGCATCCTCACCTACACCGAGGATCCGATTGTGTCCTCCGACATCGTGGGCGACCCGTCCTCCTGCATCTTCGACTCCGGCCTGACCCGCGTCATGGGCAACCAGGTCAAGATTGTTGGCTGGTACGACAACGAGTGGGGCTACTCCAACCGCCTGGTGGACCTCACCGGCCTGGTTGCGTCCAAGCTCTAA
- a CDS encoding RidA family protein, whose protein sequence is MSEKTVVLTDQAPAPAHVFSQGVRKGGFFQVSGQGPMDPATNQYIGEGDVRTQTRRTLENVKAILEAGGSSVEDVLMFRVYLTTRDDFPAMNEVYGEFIRENVPSGALPSRTTVFVDLPHEVMLVEIDALAVTA, encoded by the coding sequence ATGAGTGAAAAGACCGTTGTACTGACAGACCAGGCTCCGGCCCCCGCCCATGTGTTTTCGCAGGGGGTGCGGAAAGGCGGTTTCTTCCAGGTGTCCGGACAGGGCCCCATGGATCCGGCGACCAACCAGTACATTGGCGAGGGAGACGTCCGCACCCAGACGCGCCGAACCCTGGAAAACGTTAAGGCGATCCTCGAAGCAGGCGGGTCCTCCGTTGAGGATGTCCTGATGTTCCGCGTCTATCTGACCACCCGCGATGATTTCCCCGCGATGAACGAGGTTTACGGTGAGTTCATCAGGGAGAACGTCCCCAGCGGAGCGCTGCCCAGCCGCACCACGGTCTTCGTGGATCTTCCGCACGAAGTAATGCTGGTGGAGATCGACGCGCTGGCTGTCACAGCCTAA
- a CDS encoding patatin-like phospholipase family protein, with product MLRILSIDGGGVRGIIPIMWLTHLEKRSGRRTSELFDLIVGTSVGGMIALALTCPRDGGSPYSAKEVRNLNFASAKSIFPREHAKRDLSVIPPGGSMYPAQPLQHFLEEVLGDAKLSQATVPVAVTTCDLANTQALHFAGGGLDQSQLGDAPMALAARATGSLPRFFPAVTYTDPGGHTRELVDGGLAADDPALVAYTLGLSLPRDDDGVLLVSLGTGTSGTAIGLLLNAEQTRNTADLQALEQDFAMVFGGPGQLMREGLRRILDTNYVRIQARLLPGTNHASNDAGAKNILALLASAEKMTLDTSAELHRLADVLQGK from the coding sequence ATGCTGCGCATCCTCTCCATCGACGGCGGCGGAGTCCGCGGCATCATTCCGATCATGTGGCTGACCCATCTGGAGAAACGGTCCGGCCGGCGGACATCGGAACTCTTTGACCTGATTGTCGGCACGTCCGTGGGAGGCATGATCGCGCTGGCACTGACCTGCCCGCGCGACGGCGGTTCGCCCTACAGCGCGAAAGAAGTGCGGAACCTGAACTTCGCCAGTGCGAAATCGATTTTCCCCAGGGAGCACGCCAAGCGGGATTTGTCGGTCATTCCGCCCGGCGGATCCATGTATCCGGCGCAGCCCCTGCAGCACTTCCTCGAAGAGGTCCTCGGTGACGCGAAGCTGTCCCAAGCCACCGTTCCCGTGGCCGTCACCACCTGCGACCTGGCCAACACGCAGGCACTGCACTTTGCCGGCGGGGGACTGGACCAGTCCCAGCTTGGCGATGCACCCATGGCGCTCGCGGCCCGGGCCACGGGGTCCCTTCCGCGGTTCTTCCCAGCCGTGACCTACACCGATCCGGGCGGACATACACGGGAGCTGGTGGACGGCGGTTTGGCCGCCGATGACCCGGCCCTGGTGGCCTACACTCTCGGCCTTTCGCTTCCGCGGGACGACGACGGCGTATTGCTGGTTTCGCTGGGCACCGGCACCTCCGGCACCGCGATCGGCCTGCTGCTGAACGCCGAGCAGACCCGGAACACCGCCGACCTCCAGGCGCTGGAGCAGGACTTCGCCATGGTCTTTGGCGGGCCGGGGCAACTGATGAGGGAAGGCCTGCGGCGGATACTGGACACCAACTACGTGCGGATCCAGGCACGCCTGCTGCCGGGCACCAACCATGCCTCCAATGACGCCGGAGCCAAGAATATCCTGGCCCTGCTGGCCAGCGCGGAAAAGATGACACTGGATACTTCCGCCGAGCTGCACCGGCTGGCAGACGTGCTGCAGGGAAAATAA
- a CDS encoding transcriptional regulator, translated as MPEAQFNDLIHAPSRLRICGLLRAVDSMDFSVLRDGLGLSDAALSKHLKTLADAGFIRLSKAASETRRDARRLTWVGLTPAGRQAFDAHVRALQQIAAAAG; from the coding sequence ATGCCTGAGGCGCAGTTCAACGACCTGATCCATGCCCCCAGCAGGCTGCGGATCTGCGGCTTACTGCGGGCCGTGGACTCGATGGATTTTTCCGTCCTCCGCGACGGGCTGGGACTATCGGACGCCGCCCTGTCCAAACACCTGAAGACCCTGGCGGATGCAGGTTTCATCCGGTTGTCCAAGGCCGCCTCGGAGACCCGGCGGGACGCCAGACGGCTGACTTGGGTGGGACTCACCCCAGCCGGGAGGCAAGCCTTTGACGCGCATGTCCGCGCACTGCAGCAGATCGCCGCCGCGGCCGGCTGA
- a CDS encoding NAD(P)/FAD-dependent oxidoreductase: METTAVVLGGGYAGVMAANRLAATGRPELNVVLVSPEERFVERIRLHEYTAGTRKDPTVDFGSLLHPGVRRVADTAVGIDAAARTVRLAGGNRLNYDYLVYAVGSGQAKIPDGALSISTLAGAAQAREALAAMEPGGHVAVVGGGLTAIESAAEAAYRNPHLRISLHAADVPAPHVSAGARRGLVRSLRRAGVEQRNGTPVPWPGDPRAALNAGVVLWCAGFSVPDLASVSGLPVDAAGRLLLDPTLQVPGQPRIYGAGDAAVIAGRDYAYLRMSCAAAMPMGADAAGNILRNLDSDSPIRHDSGFGGQCVSLGRSDGLVQFVRADDSPVRFHLHGRLAAVQKEIICRMTLRWIRGEAKRSGAYTWPRGPRLRTTTAAQGQAEAWS, encoded by the coding sequence ATGGAAACGACTGCAGTTGTCCTGGGCGGAGGATATGCCGGCGTCATGGCGGCTAACCGGCTGGCCGCCACGGGGCGTCCGGAGCTCAATGTGGTATTGGTCAGCCCGGAGGAACGTTTTGTGGAACGGATCCGCCTCCACGAGTACACGGCCGGAACCCGGAAGGATCCCACTGTGGACTTTGGATCGCTCCTGCATCCGGGAGTCCGCCGGGTGGCGGACACCGCCGTCGGGATTGATGCCGCCGCCCGGACGGTGCGGCTTGCGGGAGGAAACAGGCTGAACTACGACTATCTCGTATACGCGGTGGGTTCCGGGCAGGCAAAGATCCCCGACGGAGCCCTGTCCATCAGCACTTTGGCCGGTGCGGCACAGGCCCGCGAGGCCTTGGCTGCTATGGAGCCGGGAGGGCATGTGGCGGTGGTGGGTGGCGGCCTCACCGCCATCGAAAGTGCTGCCGAAGCCGCATACCGCAACCCTCACCTGCGCATCAGCCTACATGCCGCGGATGTTCCTGCGCCGCATGTCTCCGCTGGTGCCCGCCGCGGTTTGGTCCGCAGCCTGCGCCGTGCCGGCGTGGAGCAGCGAAACGGGACGCCGGTGCCGTGGCCGGGCGATCCGCGGGCGGCCCTGAACGCCGGCGTCGTGCTGTGGTGTGCCGGGTTCAGTGTGCCGGACCTCGCCTCGGTCAGCGGTCTGCCGGTTGATGCCGCGGGCCGGCTGCTGCTGGACCCGACCCTGCAGGTGCCCGGCCAGCCACGGATTTACGGCGCAGGAGACGCGGCGGTGATCGCCGGCCGGGACTACGCCTATCTGCGGATGAGCTGCGCGGCGGCAATGCCGATGGGTGCCGACGCGGCGGGAAATATCCTCCGCAACCTGGACAGCGACTCTCCAATCCGGCACGACAGCGGTTTCGGCGGGCAGTGCGTTAGTCTGGGCCGCAGTGACGGTCTGGTGCAGTTTGTCCGTGCGGATGACAGTCCGGTCCGTTTCCACCTGCACGGCAGGCTGGCGGCGGTCCAGAAGGAAATCATCTGCCGGATGACGCTGCGCTGGATCCGCGGCGAAGCCAAACGGAGCGGAGCGTACACATGGCCCAGGGGCCCGCGTTTGAGGACAACGACGGCGGCGCAGGGGCAGGCGGAAGCTTGGAGCTGA
- a CDS encoding VOC family protein, protein MDITINCAFLPHTDPDASLAFYRDVLGFEVRNDVGYDGMRWITVGPPDQPGTSIVLQPPAADPGITEGERRAIEEMMAKGVYAGMMLATADLDAAFARVEAGGAEVVQEPMDQDWGMRDCAFRDPAGNLLRLQEMR, encoded by the coding sequence ATGGACATCACCATCAACTGTGCCTTTCTACCGCACACCGACCCCGATGCCTCGCTGGCGTTCTACCGGGACGTGCTCGGATTCGAGGTGCGCAACGATGTTGGGTACGACGGGATGCGCTGGATCACGGTGGGACCGCCGGATCAGCCCGGCACCTCGATTGTCCTGCAGCCGCCCGCCGCCGACCCCGGAATCACCGAGGGGGAGCGCCGTGCCATTGAGGAAATGATGGCCAAGGGCGTTTATGCCGGGATGATGCTGGCGACGGCTGATCTGGATGCCGCCTTTGCCCGGGTTGAAGCCGGGGGAGCGGAAGTTGTCCAAGAACCCATGGACCAGGACTGGGGAATGCGCGACTGCGCGTTCCGGGATCCGGCGGGCAATCTGCTCCGTCTCCAAGAGATGCGCTGA